From Ipomoea triloba cultivar NCNSP0323 chromosome 5, ASM357664v1, the proteins below share one genomic window:
- the LOC116020770 gene encoding geraniol 8-hydroxylase-like: protein MDFLSIVVAVLFAWTLVQGLCLLAKRSSSKSVGKKLPPGPFHWPVIGNLHLLGTQPHKSLSQLAQKYGPIMNLKLGLINTVIISSSAMAREALQKQDLAFSTRLVIDVVRAQNHSQFSVVWLPVASKWRTLRKIMNSNIFSGYKLDAGQQLRARKIQELITYCQNYSQAGEAVDIGRAAFRTTMNLLSNTIFSKDLCDPCSEFKDLVRNIMEEAETPNMVDYFPFLRKFDPQRLRRRMSGHFSKVLHIFRGLIDERLEERKVMSGNRNVDILDTLLNISQQTPDEIDNTLIQHNCLDLFIAGTDTTTSTIEWAMVKLLKNPETIAKAQAELADVIDKGKLLNEADVSRLPYLQCIVKETLRLHPPAPLLLPCRVDQDVVLCGYTILKDSLVLFNVWAIWCDPNIWENPLMFKPERFWNSEIDVRGRDFELIPFGAGRRICPAMPLALRVIPVMLGSLLNSFQWKIDGDIEPKDLDMEEKFGTTSGKAHPLRAIPIPL from the exons atggacTTCCTGAGCATTGTAGTAGCAGTATTGTTTGCCTGGACTTTGGTCCAAGGCCTCTGTTTATTAGCAAAAAGAAGTAGTAGTAAGAGTGTAGGCAAAAAGCTTCCACCAGGGCCATTTCACTGGCCGGTCATCGGAAACCTTCACTTGCTTGGAACCCAACCCCACAAGTCCCTATCCCAGCTCGCCCAAAAATATGGTCCTATTATGAACCTGAAACTCGGCCTGATAAACACCGTCATCATTTCTTCGTCCGCCATGGCCAGAGAAGCTCTACAAAAGCAAGACTTAGCCTTCTCCACCCGGTTAGTCATTGATGTCGTCAGAGCTCAAAACCACAGCCAATTCTCTGTTGTTTGGCTCCCTGTTGCCTCCAAGTGGAGAACCCTTCGCAAGATCATGAATTCTAACATCTTTTCCGGCTACAAGCTCGACGCCGGCCAGCAGCTGAGGGCTAGAAAGATCCAAGAGCTCATTACCTACTGCCAAAACTACAGCCAGGCTGGGGAGGCGGTGGATATTGGGCGCGCAGCTTTTAGGACTACAATGAATTTGCTGTCAAACACCATTTTCTCTAAGGATTTATGCGACCCTTGTTCGGAATTCAAAGACTTGGTAAGGAATAtcatggaggaagctgaaacgCCCAACATGGTTGACTACTTTCCCTTTCTACGAAAGTTTGATCCCCAAAGATTACGTCGACGCATGAGTGGTCATTTCAGTAAGGTGCTACACATTTTCAGAGGCTTGATTGATGAACGGCTGGAGGAGAGGAAAGTGATGAGTGGCAACAGAAATGTTGATATATTAGATACACTTCTCAACATCAGTCAACAAACGCCAGATGAGATTGATAATACCCTAATTCAGCATAACTGTTTG GACTTGTTTATTGCGGGGACCGATACAACTACAAGCACAATTGAATGGGCAATGGTAAAACTTCTTAAGAATCCTGAGACTATAGCCAAAGCTCAAGCAGAGCTTGCGGACGTTATCGACAAAGGCAAGTTATTAAACGAAGCTGATGTAAGTCGCCTCCCTTACTTGCAATGCATCGTGAAAGAAACTCTCAGACTACACCCACCAGCTCCACTTCTACTTCCGTGTAGAGTTGATCAGGATGTGGTCTTATGTGGATATACCATACTTAAGGACTCACTAGTTTTATTTAATGTATGGGCAATCTGGTGTGACCCAAATATTTGGGAGAATCCATTGATGTTTAAGCCTGAGAGATTTTGGAATTCGGAGATAGATGTTAGAGGACGTGATTTTGAGCTCATTCCATTTGGTGCTGGTCGAAGGATTTGTCCTGCAATGCCATTGGCGTTGAGAGTGATTCCGGTAATGTTGGGGTCATTGCTTAACTCATTTCAGTGGAAGATTGATGGTGACATAGAACCAAAGGATTTGGACATGGAGGAGAAGTTTGGCACTACATCTGGTAAAGCTCATCCTCTTAGAGCCATCCCTATTCccttataa